The genomic window TAATTAGagataatttaaaaagaaaatctgGGAAACCTAGAAGCTGAATTGCTAATGTTTTACAATGTTAGTCTTCACTGATATGCGCTTACTTTGAAATCTTTTTCAGGCTTCTGGGTTTGTCGTTTTTGGACGGTTTCAGAGGCAGAGACCTGAGGTCATCGACAAGTGCAGATGTGGGAGGAAAGAAAACAGAAGAAAGACAAACAGCAGGAAAGTTAGTATATACTATTAGAAACATTCATTTGTAAGGATTTTAATTTCTTGAAGGGTCAAAAACAATCGTATACCTTCTTTTTAGCATTATATGCTCATGTTGGTTGCCTGTTGCCTGTGTTGTAGGACTGGAGGATGTGACTGAGGTTTGGACTTCAATGGTTGGGTTTACTGAAGGAGTCAAACTTCTTGAGGTGGGACTGACTGGAGTGGAAGAAACCGGTTCAGTCAAGGAACCACAGACTTTACCCACCTGAAAGGCAGAAATGAGGGTTTGAAAATGTATGTAAGAGAAAACCATCATATAGGCCTGTTTGAACTGATTCCACCAATACAAAGACATTGCTCCATCTAGTGGCCACTACTAAATATCACAGTATAACTCTAGTAATGTTTACAATATACTTAAATTTTAATTGGAACCAGCACAATAAGCTCAAGCTTTCACTGTATTGGATGCTGAATTATAATGCATGACCATTTCTGTATACATCATTTGTATACATCATTGCTAAGtttgacaagaaaaaaaaatctaaattagaaGGACAGTCATGTCAGTTTTGGCATAGACGACTATTTCAGCGATATTCCAGAAATTATAAAATGGAAAAAGGACTGAAAATGTTATTAATTCAAGCGTATGTAAACGTGTTTCTATTTGTATATCTTCTACAGAGCTTTATTTATCTAAGGATTAGCCGAACGTTCTCATTCCCCTGCTCTGGCCCCTCGCTAGCTGCACTGCATTTTGGGAAGGGGCCGGCCGGTTCACGGGAGCCGTCTTTGTCCAGAGGTGAATTTGCATGCAGGACATCAGGCTGATTGGGACCAGACAACACCCAAACAACTCAAGCAGCACCAAGATAGCGCCAGACCACATGCAGCGTGAGGGACTGGAGAGGCCCCATAGTCCTCCGCCTCAATGCCAGAGCTGGGCGGCACATATAGACATCTAATAAACAATGAAGATATCAGAAATGATTTGTCAGAATCTCATTGTTTTTACAAGTAGCAATGAACCTGATCACGCTTGTAGCACATCAACAATAAAACGTACCTCCAAGACCCTAAAAATACGCTAATATATTAGCGCAAATGCTTCTAGCTACGCAAGCTCGGTGTTCTAAAATGTTACTGAAGGCAATTTGTAACACAACACTGGTATCACACAATCATTTCTGTGGCGAGTTACATTAAATAAAGCAATGTGTAAACTAAAACTCAACAGTATTTTTTGCTAATTCATCTAAAACTTAGCAGAAACTATCCAAATTAGCTAAATGCTAACATGGACAAGTAGCATAACTTGTTTTGGGCCTTTATCCTCAAAAACAATGAACAGATCTATGGAAGGTAGGTAAATAAAGACCACATCACTTGCAACCCCTGACAGCACACATTCAtctcggagatgtctatttgatgtctgcataTACATCTGCAAAAAcgattagatgtctttaagatgtttatggttTAGAAcacatgtaaaactgacatcttacagacatctgtcagatgtttgtacacagcagatgctttcctgATCAAAAAATCTttacagacatcttgcagacgtacgtgtgctatctggaaCGATAATAAAAACGATAATAATGGATTGTGCAGTGCTAAAACTGGCTGCCAAAAGcataaaacaaatcaaattagGTTTTTAGTAATGTTGCGTCTATTTCGGGCTGCCACTTGATGTCCATTGTTTTCGTTTTTGCTTAATCGTAACGTCATTGATCAGTCTACAGGTCAATTCTTTTAGGATTGCGTCTAACAACTTTGTTAGTGCTCTGCCTCTTACGCTTGGGTCCAGACCAGGTAACGTGAACCCAAGTCATTTCAGCCTGGCATCAGTAAGTGAGCAACATTTGATCCAGTGATGGAGTGTTTAAGGAGCCTCCATTGTAGAGCAGTAAGCTTGAGGTTGAAGTTTATGAGGGCTGCGGTTGGGGGCTTAAGTAATAATATCTCCCATTCTGACTGGGAAGTCTATGCTCTTTGAGAGAGATTTGTGGGAATGTGGTCTCAAACTTGACCTAGCCATATAGAGCTGTCATCACCAGGACATGATGGGTGCAAAGTCGAGCTGTCACAAAACCCTTGACCCCTGTGGCCCCTTTAGCCATGATTCCAGTGAAAGAGACCGGCAGACGGTCGCACACAAACTCTGGCGTTGATGGTATGAATAGCCTCATGGTGGGCGGCTGGGTATTCACTTACAGACAGCCATAGTCACACTGTCATGACCGACACATTTTTTACAGTACGTGTCATATTACCACATAATCACGCTCCCAATCATTGAGCTAATAATAAACCCCTTGCAGATCTAATAATTGCAGGGCTTCATACGACCATTAAGAATCCAAACCAAGTTTTCCTAGGCTACATGCTAATTTAGTACCTTTATCAATTTGAGATTTAAGTACATGCAAGAATAGCAGAAACTGCAGGCTTGCAACTGCACAGCCTGATTGGGCGAGATATTTGATATGCACCAATCACTGAACATGCGCCTGCAAGTGCATGTGCAAAAGACCCTGATTAGTCCAGCATATGGTGCAGCTCGTTTGTGGAATAAAAATAAACGTGAGAAGCATGACTCACCACGGCGCTGAGATGTGGTCCATGGAGTTGTGCAGTAAGGATGGCATCATTAATTCTTTCCCGGATGCGTAGAAGTGCCAGTTCCACTTCGTATCCACCTGATAGTGCCCCGCTTAATGCCTCCAGCAATGCTACATAGCGTCTCCAAGGCCCATCCAGCTCAGCTACGCCTGCCAGGCAACCCCGCATCACATTGAGACACAGGCCTCCGCAAGGCCGGATCAGGGTCAGTCCACGGCAATGCGGACAGAACAGCATCCGCACCAGTGCACGTCCACATTGGCGATCCATCCCCACTGACTCGGTAGCATTCAGAATCTCGGCACCCATCGCCAGAGCCCGACTGAGGGCACGACCGGCAACTAGTGCCCTGGACAATGCCTGAGCAAGTTCTTGGGGGTGAGGTCCAAAGGGGTTGACGTCATGCCGAGTGGCACGTAGGCACTCGCTTCCTACGGAGGACCAGGTAGAAACATTCGAGCCCAAGCCGGGATTGACAAGGTGCTGGTATACCAATGGAAAGAGTCTGTCGTAGAAACTGTGGACTGAGTGCTCCACAGAGATGTTGGCATCTCCACGGAGGTAGAGGTCAAGGTCAGAAAACAAGTTAGACACCAAGGGTTTTGCGTCTCGAGAGATCGTCTCGTAGGTGCTGTCGAAGAGCGAGTAGGTATGATTTAGAGTGAAGGAGAGCAGGGAATGGAAGGTATCTGTAGAGAAATAAAAGAGAAATTCTGGACTGAACAAGCACTTTAATTGACATTGGTAACATGAGACGACCAACAATTGCGGTAATTTTGTTTGACATTTATGAGAAGGTCAAACATACTAGTCCGTCACGATAAACCTCTGCCTTGTCCGCATTGCTTACAAATCTTATGCATCTAATCTCTCTTTCCACTGGACTAATGGGAGCTGACAACACTTAATCCATGGATCTTTTGGGCTGGCGCTATTGGGCTGAAGGTTAGTTTGGAGATATGTGACACATGTGACTAGCTTATTACAATTTTAGCAGTCAGGGCGACATCTTATACTTCACTATGTCTATGGGTTGCAAATGGAAGTCGGGGATCATAGTCATTTGTACCGTATACATTATTTACAATAGCATATTAACTTTTGTGTGACATGTGACAGACGGGTACTTAAGTAGGCAGCTGGCAGAACTCCTCAAAGTGCCGTTTGCTTTAATGTCGTCTCATTCATAACGACCAAAGCATTCCAGCTCCGTCTTGTTTCTCTGTGAATGACTAGCATGCAAACAACAAGCCTGAAAGTTATGATCGCTCTTTATTGATGGAGGAACAAAAGAACACCTGTTTGGCTCACAGTACTAAAAGACACCCCTAAGAATCGTTCTATAACAAGCCTTTGAGGTTTTTCACGAAAACTGGCAGGGATTCTGAATTGTTGCGTCAGTTCTCATGCTACCGGCGTTCCCATCTCCCGGTGGCACTCCAGGCATCTTGTAATTCCATCAACAATATGTGAGTAACCTTCTCAGGTATTACAGGTGGGTGGTACTGGAAACATGTTTAAGCAGTGACACTTTGAACTTAAAtctgtattttaaataaaggGTTTAGAAATTCAGACTAGGGTGTATCTTGGCAACTACTGTACATCCAAACACCTCAGTATCAGGTGTCATGGCAGGGGATTATGCCCGGGTTCTTCTCATATGGTTCTGGGCCATAAAGGCATGTAGGGGGAGGTCACGCAGATCGCAGGGGTCATCGAG from Garra rufa chromosome 7, GarRuf1.0, whole genome shotgun sequence includes these protein-coding regions:
- the LOC141338892 gene encoding glypican-5-like, which encodes MLRRTAPRVCWLWILLSSVLIWRAHCASAQSCHEVKTAFQLRQVGSLRWVPETAATDADLLICKHQGPTCCTRKMEESYYAAAQRDTLQNILSYSFELKYLILGHASSFQDTFHSLLSFTLNHTYSLFDSTYETISRDAKPLVSNLFSDLDLYLRGDANISVEHSVHSFYDRLFPLVYQHLVNPGLGSNVSTWSSVGSECLRATRHDVNPFGPHPQELAQALSRALVAGRALSRALAMGAEILNATESVGMDRQCGRALVRMLFCPHCRGLTLIRPCGGLCLNVMRGCLAGVAELDGPWRRYVALLEALSGALSGGYEVELALLRIRERINDAILTAQLHGPHLSAVVGKVCGSLTEPVSSTPVSPTSRSLTPSVNPTIEVQTSVTSSSPTTQATGNQHEHIMLKRRSLPLKPSKNDKPRSLKKISKEFMGYIQRYKSFFSTLPEMLCEGEGVMDENTCWSGEDVVESYTGHVVGNGLQAQRHNPEIKVRSADPILVNMKEKLEHFNQEMWGEMGLGTDGGEDVETSSGDAAEGSGECDDEDGCQGSGRGEDETDLHSAPLAC